The DNA region GAGTCGGACATGCCGACGTTGATCGCCGTGCCGGTGGAGGGCAGCAGGTGGGCCGCGTCGCCCGCCAGCAGGATCCGGCCTTCGCGGTAGCGCTCGGCCTGGCGGGCGGAGAACTGGTAGCGCGAGAGCCGGACCGGTTCGCCCAGCGGGACGTCCCCGCCGAGCACGCGGCGGATGCTGTCCCCGAGTTCGGCCAGGGTCATCGGCACGTCGTCGTCGACCTCGCCGGGATCGTCCTCCGTGGTCTGGATGAACAGGATCCCCGGTGTCAGCGAACCGAGCGCGAACACGCCCGCGTCGGTGCGCGTGAAGCCCGCCTTGATCCGGCCCAGCTCCGGCGTTTCGATGTCGCCGTCGTCGTGCACGGTCAGCCCCTCGGGGATCTTGACCTGCCCGATCCGGTTGACCTCGGGATAGGTGGTGCCGGGGAACCCGATCCCCGCCATCGACCGGACGGGACTGCGCCCGCCGTCGCAGCCCACCAGATACGGGGCGGTGACCTCGTACGCCCCGTCCGGGCCGCGTACCTCGGCGGTCACCGATTCGTCGTCCTGGCGCAGCCCGACGACCTCGTGCCCGCGCCGCACTTCCGTGCCGAGTTCCGTGGCGTGCTCCTCCAGCAGCCGCTCCAGCGACTGCTGCCGGACCGAAAGCGCCTTCAGCGGCGGCTCGTCGAACCTGGTGAGGTCGACGTGGACCCCACCGAAGGGGAAGCGGTGCGGCGGCACGGGGTCGGTGAAGAGTCCCCGCACCTTCTCCAGCAGGCCGCGATGATGCAGCAGGTCCAGGATCTGCCCGCTGAGGCCGTGGGCCTTCGGAGTCTTCCCCTGTTCCGGCCGCCGTTCCAGGACCAGCGGGCGCGCACCGGCCAGCCGCAGTTCGGCGGCCAGCATCAGACCGGTCGGGCCGGCACCCACGATGATCACGTCGACGTCCGTCAAATCTTCACTCCTGTTCGGCCTGTTCTGGCTACGGCCGAGGATTCTGCGGTATCACCGGGGTCTTGCCGCAAGCCCCCCGGTGCGCTATATGTTGAACATGGAGGGGCGTACCCCACCATTTTTCCGGGTACGAGCACCAGGGATCGCGCGCCCGCGAGGCGAGACGCTGGCCCGGTGACCAGAATCCGCATCGCCACTGTGCTCACTCTCACCGCGCTCGCCGCCGTCACGCTCACGCCCGCGGTTTCGGCCGCGCCGAAAGGTCTCGCCTGGGGTCCCTGCCCGTCCGGCTCGCCACCGGGCTACGACTGCGCCGAGATCGAGGTCCCGTTGTCCTATCAGGACCCCGGCGGACCTCGGATCACCATCGCGCTCGGCCGTCTTCCCGCGACGGACCAGAAGCACAAACGCGGCACCCTCTTCACCAATCCCGGCGGCCCCGGGAATCCCGGCCGGTTCACCAAATTCCAGACCCCGTCCCTGCACCGGCAGTTCGACATCGTCGGCTTCGACCCGCGCGGTGTCGGCGCCAGCACCCCGGTCCGCTGCTTCGCGTCCGACGCCGAGACCGAGCCGCTCAAACGGGTTCTGGGGAACTTCCCGATCACCGCGGAGCAGGAGACCCGGCATTTCGCCGACGTCCGTGAAGTCGCCGCCTCCTGCGGCCGCAACGCCGGGCCGCTACTGGGACACCTGTCCACCGCGAACGTCGCCAGGGATCTCGACAGGCTGCGCGAAGCCGTCGGCGAGCCCCGCCTGCGCTACTACGGGCTTTCCTACGGCACCTATCTCGGTGAGGTGTACGCCAACCTGTTCCCGCATCGCGTCGGCGCCTTGGCGCTGGACGCCGTCAACGATCCGATCGCCTGGTCCACCGGGCACCGGCCGGAGGACGCGAACGTCCCGTTCAGCACCCGGCTCGGCGGCTTCCGGGACGCGGACCGCGCGCTCCAGGCGTTCCTCGACGCGTGCGCGGCCGACACCCGGTGCGCGTTCCGCGAACCCGGGACCGATCTACGGGCCAAGTACGACGCGCTCCTCGACCGGCTCGAAGCCACGCCGGGTCCGGTCACCTATCAGGAGGTCATCCGGCGCACCCACAGCGCGCTCACCGACGAGGCCCGCTCCCCCGCGCTGGCGGAATTCCTCCAGTCCGCGACGAAACCCGCCGCGGCCGTCGCGACCCCTTTCGATTCCGCGATGGGTGGCGGCGGGACGATCTGCGCGGACACCACGAACCCGCGTGACCCGGCCGCCTGGCCTCGCGCGGCCAAGGCGAGTGACCGGGAAAGCCGCGGTTTCGGTTCGTACGACGCGTATCTCTCCCTGCCGTGCGCCTTCTGGCCCGCCGCCGATCCGGCGCGGTACACGGGACCGTGGAACCGGCCGACCGCGCCGATCCTGTTGCTGGCCAACGGCAAGGGCGACCCGGAAACCCCGTACGCCGGGGCGAAGCGCACCGAACGCATCCTCGGCAACGCCCGGCTCCTGACGCTGGACGCCTGGGGGCACGGCGCCGCGAACCGCAGCGCGTGTGTCGACGCGGCTCTCGACGCCTATCTGGCCCATGGCCGTCTTCCGGAGCGCGGCACCGTCTGTGCCCCGGATCACGCGCCTTTCGACGCCAGGTAGACCAGGGTCGTGTCCTCGCCGGCGAGCCCGGACGACGCGCCGAGCCGTCCCAGAAATTGCTGCCCAGACACGCACTGGTTCGAGATAGGCCCGAGGCCAGGGCCAGCCCGGCCCCGGCCACGTGGCTCCCCTCAGTCGAGCAAGGCTTGGTACACCAGGTTCCTCAGTTCGACGCGGATCGGGTAAGTGGAAGAGGGCAGCAACTGGGTGAAGAACAGGACCGTGATGTCCTCGTCCGGATCGACCCAGAACGCGGTGCTCGCCGCGCCGCCCCAGGCGAACTCCCCGGCGCTGGCCAGCGTCTTGGCCTTCACCGGATCGTCGAGCACGGAGAAGCCCAGCCCGAAGCCGAAACCGTGGTACGGCGCCTCGGAGAACCCGGTGCGTCCGCAGGTCTCCAGGTCCACCCCGCCGGGCAGATGGTTGGTCGCCATGAGCCGCAGCGTGCGCGGGCCGAGCAGGCGGACACCGTCGAGTTCGCCGCCGCGCACCAGCATCTGGGCGAAACGGTGGAAGTCGCCAGCCGTGGAGACCAGCCCACCGCCTCCCGAGAAACACGTGGGCGCGACTCGGCCGAGCGCGCCCATCTCGTCGTGCCGGAAGGGCTCCTTGGTGACCGGATGCGGCACGTAGAGCGCGGCCAGCCGGTCGAGATCGCCGGCGGCGGCCTGGAACCCCGTCTCGTGCATGCCGAGCGGTGTGAAGATCCGCTCGGCGAAGAAGACGTCGAGCGGCTGACCGGAGACGACTTCGATGAGCCTGCCGAGGATGTCCGTCGCGACCGAGTAGTTCCATTCCGAACCCGGCTCGAACAGCAGCGGCAACCGCGCGATCGCCTCGGAGACTCCGGCCAGGTCGAGCCCCGGCGCGGTGCCGAAGTCGAAGCCGGCTTCGCGGTAGACCGCGTCGACGGGATGCGTGCGGTGGAACCCGTAGGTGAGCCCCGAGGTGTGGGTGAGCAGATGCCAGAGCCGGATCGGTTCGGTGGCGGGCACGGTCGCCTGTTTCACCGACGATCCACCGGCGAAGACCCGCGGCTCCGAGAACTCCGGGAGCCAGCGGGCGATCGGATCCTTGAGATCGATGAGCCCCTCTTCGACGAGCATCATCGCGGCGACCGACGTGACCGGCTTGGTCATCGAGTAGACACGCCAGATGGTGTCGGTCTCGACCGGCAGCCCGGCCTCGATGTCCCGCTGCCCGTTCGCCGCGAGATGCGCGACCTTCCCGTTCCTGGTCACCACGGCCAGGTACCCGGGGAGCCGGTTCCGCTCCAGGTAGCCGTCGAAATGCTTGTCGATCCGTCGCAGCCGCTCCGCGTCGAAACCCACCTCGGCCGGGTCGACGTCCACCTTCAGCTCGATCATGCGACCGAGGCTACGCGTTCCGCTCGGCCTGTTTCTCCAGCCGCCACGCCTCGTCGGTCTTCCCGATCCGCCAGTAGCCGGAGATCGACAGCAGGTCGCGCCGCATCCCCCGGTCGTCCAGCAGATGACGCCGCAGGTCCCGGACGAATCCGGCCTCGCCGTGGACGAACGCCTGCACCACCCCTTCACGCCACTCGAGCTCGCGGACGGCGGCGGCGAGATCGTCGCCCCGGCTCCGGTGCAGCCAGGTGATCCGCGCGTCGCCCTTGGTGGTCAGCGACTGCTCTTCGGCGGCGTCCTCCACGAGGATGAACGCGTGCACGGGCACACCCGCCGGCATCGCTTCGAGGGAAGCGGCGATCGCCGGCAGGGCGCTCTCGTCACCGGCGAGCAGATGCCAGTCCGCCTCCTCGCCCGGCGCGTACGCCCCGCCGGGCCCGGAGATCAGCAGCTCGTCGCCGGGTTTCGCGGCGGCGGCCCACGGCCCGGCGACACCGTCGTCACCGTGGTGGACGAAGTCGAGCACCAGTTCGCCGAGATTCGCGTCGAACGCGCGGACGGTGTACGAACGCATCCGCGGCCACTGCTCGCGCGGCAACTCCTCGCGGACACGCGCCAGGTCGAACGGCTCGGGATAGGTGACGCCGGGCACCCGGAAGTGCACCTTGACGTAGGCGTCGGTGAAGTCGTTGGGCCGGAACGAGGCGATCTCTTCGCCCCCGGCGACGATCCGGACCATATGCGGGGTGATCCGCTCGGTGCGCAGCACACGCAACCGGATCGACGACACCGCCCTCCGCGCCTCGGCCATGCACACTCCCTTTCCTGGTTAGGTGAACCTAACCGAGCGTACGCCTCTCCCCGTCGGGGCGGGCCAGGTCTCCCAGCATCCGATCGAAGCCCTCCCCGACCCGCTCGGCGAAGCCGACGAAGAACCGGTTCGCCAACGGGACCGCCCATCGGCTCCAGGTGGCGACGTTGTACACCCGGTGGGTCACCCGCGCCCCCAGCGGATCCTCCTCGACGGTGTACTCGCCGCGGTACCACCAGCCACCCTGCTGAGCGAGGAAACGGCGATCGGCGTCCATTTCGAAGCCGGGGTTGTACGGCCGGGCTCGCAGCGTCGCCGCGAGCCGGGCGAAGACCTCGGCGGTCGGCGCGCGGACCACGCCGGAGACCTCGACGAGGAGCTTCACGAAGCCCTCGCGGCCGGATCGCTCACCCGGGTGTTCTGGAAGGACGCGACACGCCAGCCTCCGGGCTCCTCGACGAGGACGTAGGTCAGCGTCGATTCCCGGCCCGGCTCGGGTTCGCCACCCGAGAGCGACGACCCGCCGCCGGACACGACGATCGCGACGTCCGGCCGGACGAACCGGACCTTGGGCTCACCGCCGCCCGCGACCAGTTTCGACCCCTTGAGCGGCCCCTCGAACAGGGCACGGTGCGCGCTTTCGATGACCGCGCGGCCGGGCATGTTCATCCCGAAGAAGGTCACGTAGTCGGCGTCTTCGGTGAAGTGCGAGGCGTACGCGGCCGCGTCGCCGTCGTTCCATGCGTCGGCGAGCTCGCCCAGCACGGCCAGCACCGCGTTCTGTCGTTCGGTCATGACTTCCTCCAGCTAGACGAACACTGTTCGTTTGACGAACACCGTTCTACAGTCGAACGGTGTTCGCGTCAAGTAGAGTTCGCGGCGAACCCCGGATCAGGAGGCGAACGAAGTGAGCAGGCCCCGGCGTCGCGCCGAGAAACCCGTGCTGTCCCAGGAGCTCGTGGTGAAGACGGCACTGGACCTCCTCGCCAGGGAAGGGCTGGAGGCGGTGAGCATGCGATGTGTGGCCAAGGCGCTGGAGACCGGCCCGGCGTCGCTCTACGCCCATGTCGCGAACAAGGAAGAGCTCCACGAGCTGATGGTCGACCACGTCCTCGCCTTCGGCCCGTTCCCCGAGCCGGATCCGGATCGCTGGGTCGAGCAGGCGAAGGAGCTGCTGCGCGACAACGTGCGCGCGCTGACGTCGGTCCCCGGGATCGCCAAGATCGCGTGGGCCATCCCCGTCCCGGTCGGCGCGAACGCCCTGCAGCAGGCCGAAGCGATGCTCGCGGTCCTGCGCGCGGGCGGCCTCGACCTCAAGCGGGCTCTGTTCGCCGCCGACGCTTTATGGCTCTATGCCAAGGCTTTCGCCTACGAGGGCGCCGGCTGGCAACACGGCGACATCGACCTCGCCGAGCAGGAACAGCGCGGCAGGCGGATGGTCGAGTACATGACGTCGTTCCCGCCCGGCGCCTTCCCGAACCTGCTGGGCGCGGGCGAGTACTTCACCGCGGAGACCGCGCAGGAGCGGTTCGAGTTCGCCATCGACCTCTTCCTGCGCGGCCTCGTGAGCGGCAAGGACGGTTAGAACCGTCCTTGCCACTCACGAGGGCTCAGAGCAGCGCGACCGCCGCCGCGTACTGCGGCACGAGATGCGCCCCCAGCGAGGCCTTCATCTCCGACATCTTCTTCCCGAACACCACCTGCGGCCGCCCGGTCTCGATCGCCCAGCGCACCACTTCGCCGTAGAAGTGGAAGTACAGATTGGGGCGTCCGCCGAGCTCCGGTGGCAACGCCGCCCAGTGCCGCGCGACCGGCAGGGCCGGGTGGTCGAGCAGGGTCGCGACGGCGATCGCCCGTCCGGTGGCGGTCTCGCGGTACTCGATGACGTGCACATCCGGCTGGCGCAGCAGCGCGCCGACGTAACCCACGAACGCCGGCAGCGGCACGATCGGCACATCGTGGTGTTTGGTTTCGTTGTGCCGCAACAGTTCCGCGATCTCGACCGGATCGGCCTCGGCCCCCGGCCGCACCCGCACCCCGAGCGACGGATCGGCCTCGAAGGTGCGGAAGATCTTGCGCAGGTTCTGTTTGCGCTTCCTGGCCAGCGAATGCATCCAGTCGTCCCGGCCGGAGAACGGCGAGACGTCGAGGACGGCCACGTCCTCCGTCCGGCGCACCATCTTCGGCCCGCCGCGGACACTGTCCACTCCGGACTCGCCGACCTGGCGCACCAGCAGTGCGCGCAGACCGAACCCGAGTTCCGCGCGCATGGCGGGGACGAAGGTGTCCAGCAGCCTGCCGACGCCGCCGTCGTCGTCCTCGCCGTCGAACCACCAGCCCGGCATGGCCCCCGCGCCCGGGGACCGGACGTCGAGCCCGCCGAGCCGTCCCCGGCCCGCCGTGCGGGCGAACCGGTGCCGCCGGGTGAGCCCGGTGACCCACGCGGAGCTGACCACGCCACGCGGTTCGCCGCCTTCGAGCAGGACCGTGACCGGTTGCTCGGTGCGCGCCGACCACGCCTGGGTGGTGAGCACCTCCCAGCTCCAGTCCGCCCGCAGTCCCGCCTTGGCCCGCAACGGTTTCCAATACGCGGGCTCCGGGTCGCGGCGGGGGTCCAGCACCTCGATCACCATCGCGTCACCGGCCTCGGCACGATGACCCCGAGCAGCGGCACCGGCTGGAACCCCAGCGTCGCCTTGAGGTCGGTCAGCCCCCGGCCCATCGAGAGGGACTTCCGGTTGCCCTCGATCATGTAACGCACGTTGCGGACGACCGCTTCGAAGTAGAGGTGCTTCGGCCGTCCTTCCTCCGGGGCGAGCGCGGCCCAATGCTGGTGCAGCGGCGCGACCGGGTGGTCGAGCACGTTGGTGAACGCGAGCAGCCTGCCCTCGCCGTCGTGGTAGGTCGAGGTGATCACGTCCGGCCTGCGCACGAGTTCGCCGAGGTATTCGGCGGTGACGGGACCGCGCCGGTCGAATTTCACCGGCCCCATCCGCTCGCGGTGCTCCCGCAGCAGCGTGGCCAGTTCCAGCGCGTCGAGGTCGGTGCGGGCGGCTTCGGTGCGGACGACCACGTCCGGGTCGGCGGCGATCTTCTTCGACTGGCCGCGCAGGCTCAGCCGCCTGCTCCGGCGCAGGGACGCCAGCCATCCCTCGACGTCGACGAAACGGTTCTCCAGCACCGACGTCGGCATCGTGTCGCGAACGGGCCTGCCCCGTCCGGTCAGCATGTCGAGCGACTCCGGCGGGACGGTGCGGTAGACGACGCCGAGACAGCCCGGCCCGGTGAAACGGCCGACGGCCCGCTCGAACCGGCGCATGATCTCCCGCCGGTCGGCGGCGTCGACGCCGTCGGCGAACAGCCACGGCGGGTATCCGGAAAGCCACGCGTGCTGCACCTCGACCCAGCGCGGACCCAGCCGGGCCAGTCCGCGCACGGCACCGGGACCTTCCGGGGAGATCGGGGCGCACAGCATCGCCAATACCGCGGCGACGATCTCGCCGCCGTCGCTGATCACGGTGAGCACGGTGGGGCTGCGCGAAAAGCGGGACTCCACCCGCAGCAACCCGTAGTCCCAGGGGACCGGGGCCTGCTGCGCGCCGAGGAATCCGGCCCAGCCCTCGGGTTCCGGATCGGTCCGCGGGTCGAGCACCCGCACTTCCCAGGTCATCGGCCCAGCACCGGTCTCGGTACCGCGACCGACACCAGGGACCTGGTGCCGAAGCCGAGCGGGGTCTTGTTCTCCAGCATCGCCCGGCCGGCGGTCAGCTCGGGGCGCCGACGCGTGATCATGTGCTCCACTCCCCTGGCGTAGAAGTCGACATAGAGCCCTTTCCGTCCACCGGCCGCGCTCGGCAGCGCGGCCCACTGGTGCAGCGCGCAGCCGTCGTCGGCGTCGAAGATCGTGCCGAATCCCAGCAGCCGCCCGGATCCGTCGCGGTAGGTACGGGTGAGGACGTCCGGGCGGCTGATCAACGCGTCCAGATAGGACGGCGCGATCGGGCTCCGGGTGTCCATGTGCAGCCCGCCGAACCGCGACCGTTGCCCGCCGGCCCAGGCCCGGTCGTCCTGCCTGCCCCGATGGGCATTGAGCAGCACGGCGAGTTCGTGGCAGTCCAGGTCCCGGCGGGCGGTGGCCGCCTCGGTGCGCAGGTCCCCGTCTTCCCGCAGTTCGTGCAGCGTCTTCCGGGTCTCGTCGCCGAGCACCCGTTCCCAATCGTCCACAGTGGAGTATTCGTTGGCCAGCACGGCGGCCGGATCGATCTCCCGGGACATCCGGCCGCGGCCGTCCAGCGCCGGGAGGAGCTCCGGGTTCATCGCGCGGTAGATCAAGCCCAGCAATCCGGGGCCGAGGTGGGCGCACAGGGCCCGTTCGAACCGGCGGACCACCTCCCGCCGTTCGGCCTCGTCCAGCCGTTCGTCGAGTACGCCGGCCGGGTAGCCGCTGAGCTGCCAGAGGTAGGCCTCGGCCCAGCGCGGGCGGAACCGTCCACCGAGGACGGACAACGGCGCGAAGTCCCCCGCCCGCCAGCTCCGGCACACCATCACGGTGAACGCGCCGACGATCGTCCCGTTCCGGCGGAGCACCGCGAGTACCGCGGGATTCTTCGCCATCCAGGCTTCCCGGCGCAGGACGTCGTACTCCCAGACCGGCCACAACCTCGCCCGCCGCAGGAACCCGCTCCAGCCCTCGGGTTCGGCGGCCGTCCTCGGATCGAGCACCTCGGCCTCGAACACGGTGCTTCTCTCCGCCACCTTCATCGTCACCATCCCAGTACCGGTCTCGGCACGGCCGCGGAGTACACCGGGCGCGCCCGGAAACCCAGCGTGGCCTTGAGTTCGGGCAGCCCGCGCCCGGCGGTGAGCTCCTTGACCCCGCGCCGCGTGACGTAGCGCATGGCGTGGATGTAGGAGTCGAACAGCAGTCCCCGCCGCCCGCCTTCGTCCACCGGCAAGGTGCCCCAATGCTGTTTCACCGGGCTGTCCGGATGATCGAGCAAGGTGTTCACCGCGAGCAGCCTGCCGTCCGCGCCGGTGTAGGTCAGCGTGTGCACATCGGGCCGGCGGAGGAACCGGCGCAGGAACGCGGCGGAGGGCGGCGTCCTGGTGTCGAGCGCGAGCTTGCCGTGCCGGTCGCGATGTCGCTGGAGGAGGGCCGCGACCTCGGCGCTGTCGAGGTCTTCCCGGCCGGCACCACCGGCGACCACGACACCGGGATCGTCGGCGAGCCTGCGCCGTTGCCGTCGCAGCCCACCCCGCCGCGACTTGGGCAGCGAAGCGATCCATTCGTCTTCCGAGGCGAAGCGGTTTTCCAGCACCGCCACCGAATCGACGGCCTTCACCAGCCGGCCGCGGCCCTGGAGGTCACGGGCGATGTCGTGCCCCAACGCCCGGTACAGCACTCCGAGCAGCGCGGGACCGAGCTTCCGGCGCAAGGACCGTTCGAATTCCCGGATCAGCGGACGCCGGTCGGTGTCGGTGATCCCCGGCGCGAACGCGAGCCCCGGGTAGCCGCTCAGCCAGGGCTGGCACACCTCGGCCCAGAACGGGCGCAGCAACCGATGCCCCGGCGTCGGCGCGAAGCGGGATCGCAGCCGGGGACGGCACACCAGCACCGAAAACGCCGCGACGATCCGGGCACCGTCCGTGACGGTGGCGAGCACCGGCGGATTCCGCGCGGTCCAGGCGTCGAGCCCCAGCACGTCGTAGTCCCACACCGGATGCAGGCGGGCGGCACGGAAGAAGTCCGGCCAGCCCGCGGGAACGGGATCGGTGCGAGGGTCGTGGAAAGCCGTCTTCACGTGAGCACGACCGGCGTCCCGTGTCGCGGGCACGGCGCGATCTCACCACGGACGCCACCGGCGGGCAGCACGTCCACGAACCGCGGGGAATCCTGTCGCAGCAGCGTGAACGCGAGACCGCCCGTCGTCGGGCGCGCGTAGACACGCGGCCAGTCGAGGTGCCAGCGACCGCACGCTTCGATCGCGCCCAGGTAGCCCAGCGCGGGATCGTGGAGCACCCCGTACGGGCCGGAGTCCATTGTGTCCAGTTCCCGTCGCGGTACGGATTCGACCCGGTACGCACGGTCTTCGGGCAAGGCCGCGGCGAAGACGGCCAGCTGCTTGTCTTCGCCGACCGCGAGCACGCGACGGCCGCGGCGAAGCGCGGAGGACAGTTCCGCCAGCACGCTCGGCGCCGGGACGTCGGGATCCACCACACAGCAACGAACCCCGCGCGGCAGATCCGACGGCGGACGCACCCCGTCCCCGCCGAGCACCACGACCAGTGCGTCCCCGCTCACCGAACGTGCCTTACGCAGCACGGGCCCCAGGCCCCGGCTCGGCTCGATCCGTTGCGCGCCACCGGCGAGCGGTACCAGGTCGACGATCTTGTGCACCGCCTCGGCCAGTGGCGCCGCGCCGGAATCCGTCCCGGTGCGACCGGGCACCAGCACGGGATCCGTTCTGCCGTCCAGAGCCCAGCGTTCCCGGTAGAACGGCACAGTCGCGAAGGCCGACCGCACGGACCGCCGATAGGCAGCCCGCCAGGCAGCACTCACCCCCACAGTCCACATGGCGCGCAAGCCTGCGTCATCGTCGCCGGTTTGGGAATACCCCGCGCCGGGTTCATCCGGTTTTCGGCCGACTTCCCACCTTTTCGACTGAGCTGAAAGGACGAACTTGCGGAATCCGCTGGCGGGAACAAAGCGAGTCTGCCTATAACACGGGAACTTTCGAGCC from Amycolatopsis sp. EV170708-02-1 includes:
- a CDS encoding FAD-dependent monooxygenase: MTDVDVIIVGAGPTGLMLAAELRLAGARPLVLERRPEQGKTPKAHGLSGQILDLLHHRGLLEKVRGLFTDPVPPHRFPFGGVHVDLTRFDEPPLKALSVRQQSLERLLEEHATELGTEVRRGHEVVGLRQDDESVTAEVRGPDGAYEVTAPYLVGCDGGRSPVRSMAGIGFPGTTYPEVNRIGQVKIPEGLTVHDDGDIETPELGRIKAGFTRTDAGVFALGSLTPGILFIQTTEDDPGEVDDDVPMTLAELGDSIRRVLGGDVPLGEPVRLSRYQFSARQAERYREGRILLAGDAAHLLPSTGTAINVGMSDSVNLAWKLAAEIQGRAPEGLLDTYHAERHAAGARALLQSRAQVALRRGHDEAAEALRAVFQELLDDEQAARRLASHVAGTDTRYPMPGSAHALAGTFVPELALETDDGPTSVAGLLRAARPVLLDLAGRPELRELARGHVDVHTAKAEDRPADVLLIRPDGYVAWAGDDAEGLREALAAWFG
- a CDS encoding alpha/beta hydrolase, with the translated sequence MTRIRIATVLTLTALAAVTLTPAVSAAPKGLAWGPCPSGSPPGYDCAEIEVPLSYQDPGGPRITIALGRLPATDQKHKRGTLFTNPGGPGNPGRFTKFQTPSLHRQFDIVGFDPRGVGASTPVRCFASDAETEPLKRVLGNFPITAEQETRHFADVREVAASCGRNAGPLLGHLSTANVARDLDRLREAVGEPRLRYYGLSYGTYLGEVYANLFPHRVGALALDAVNDPIAWSTGHRPEDANVPFSTRLGGFRDADRALQAFLDACAADTRCAFREPGTDLRAKYDALLDRLEATPGPVTYQEVIRRTHSALTDEARSPALAEFLQSATKPAAAVATPFDSAMGGGGTICADTTNPRDPAAWPRAAKASDRESRGFGSYDAYLSLPCAFWPAADPARYTGPWNRPTAPILLLANGKGDPETPYAGAKRTERILGNARLLTLDAWGHGAANRSACVDAALDAYLAHGRLPERGTVCAPDHAPFDAR
- a CDS encoding serine hydrolase; the protein is MIELKVDVDPAEVGFDAERLRRIDKHFDGYLERNRLPGYLAVVTRNGKVAHLAANGQRDIEAGLPVETDTIWRVYSMTKPVTSVAAMMLVEEGLIDLKDPIARWLPEFSEPRVFAGGSSVKQATVPATEPIRLWHLLTHTSGLTYGFHRTHPVDAVYREAGFDFGTAPGLDLAGVSEAIARLPLLFEPGSEWNYSVATDILGRLIEVVSGQPLDVFFAERIFTPLGMHETGFQAAAGDLDRLAALYVPHPVTKEPFRHDEMGALGRVAPTCFSGGGGLVSTAGDFHRFAQMLVRGGELDGVRLLGPRTLRLMATNHLPGGVDLETCGRTGFSEAPYHGFGFGLGFSVLDDPVKAKTLASAGEFAWGGAASTAFWVDPDEDITVLFFTQLLPSSTYPIRVELRNLVYQALLD
- a CDS encoding siderophore-interacting protein; translation: MAEARRAVSSIRLRVLRTERITPHMVRIVAGGEEIASFRPNDFTDAYVKVHFRVPGVTYPEPFDLARVREELPREQWPRMRSYTVRAFDANLGELVLDFVHHGDDGVAGPWAAAAKPGDELLISGPGGAYAPGEEADWHLLAGDESALPAIAASLEAMPAGVPVHAFILVEDAAEEQSLTTKGDARITWLHRSRGDDLAAAVRELEWREGVVQAFVHGEAGFVRDLRRHLLDDRGMRRDLLSISGYWRIGKTDEAWRLEKQAERNA
- a CDS encoding SgcJ/EcaC family oxidoreductase, with the translated sequence MTERQNAVLAVLGELADAWNDGDAAAYASHFTEDADYVTFFGMNMPGRAVIESAHRALFEGPLKGSKLVAGGGEPKVRFVRPDVAIVVSGGGSSLSGGEPEPGRESTLTYVLVEEPGGWRVASFQNTRVSDPAARAS
- a CDS encoding TetR/AcrR family transcriptional regulator, giving the protein MSRPRRRAEKPVLSQELVVKTALDLLAREGLEAVSMRCVAKALETGPASLYAHVANKEELHELMVDHVLAFGPFPEPDPDRWVEQAKELLRDNVRALTSVPGIAKIAWAIPVPVGANALQQAEAMLAVLRAGGLDLKRALFAADALWLYAKAFAYEGAGWQHGDIDLAEQEQRGRRMVEYMTSFPPGAFPNLLGAGEYFTAETAQERFEFAIDLFLRGLVSGKDG
- a CDS encoding GNAT family N-acetyltransferase; translated protein: MVIEVLDPRRDPEPAYWKPLRAKAGLRADWSWEVLTTQAWSARTEQPVTVLLEGGEPRGVVSSAWVTGLTRRHRFARTAGRGRLGGLDVRSPGAGAMPGWWFDGEDDDGGVGRLLDTFVPAMRAELGFGLRALLVRQVGESGVDSVRGGPKMVRRTEDVAVLDVSPFSGRDDWMHSLARKRKQNLRKIFRTFEADPSLGVRVRPGAEADPVEIAELLRHNETKHHDVPIVPLPAFVGYVGALLRQPDVHVIEYRETATGRAIAVATLLDHPALPVARHWAALPPELGGRPNLYFHFYGEVVRWAIETGRPQVVFGKKMSEMKASLGAHLVPQYAAAVALL
- a CDS encoding GNAT family N-acetyltransferase yields the protein MTWEVRVLDPRTDPEPEGWAGFLGAQQAPVPWDYGLLRVESRFSRSPTVLTVISDGGEIVAAVLAMLCAPISPEGPGAVRGLARLGPRWVEVQHAWLSGYPPWLFADGVDAADRREIMRRFERAVGRFTGPGCLGVVYRTVPPESLDMLTGRGRPVRDTMPTSVLENRFVDVEGWLASLRRSRRLSLRGQSKKIAADPDVVVRTEAARTDLDALELATLLREHRERMGPVKFDRRGPVTAEYLGELVRRPDVITSTYHDGEGRLLAFTNVLDHPVAPLHQHWAALAPEEGRPKHLYFEAVVRNVRYMIEGNRKSLSMGRGLTDLKATLGFQPVPLLGVIVPRPVTRW
- a CDS encoding GNAT family N-acetyltransferase, whose product is MKTAFHDPRTDPVPAGWPDFFRAARLHPVWDYDVLGLDAWTARNPPVLATVTDGARIVAAFSVLVCRPRLRSRFAPTPGHRLLRPFWAEVCQPWLSGYPGLAFAPGITDTDRRPLIREFERSLRRKLGPALLGVLYRALGHDIARDLQGRGRLVKAVDSVAVLENRFASEDEWIASLPKSRRGGLRRQRRRLADDPGVVVAGGAGREDLDSAEVAALLQRHRDRHGKLALDTRTPPSAAFLRRFLRRPDVHTLTYTGADGRLLAVNTLLDHPDSPVKQHWGTLPVDEGGRRGLLFDSYIHAMRYVTRRGVKELTAGRGLPELKATLGFRARPVYSAAVPRPVLGW